In the genome of Raphanus sativus cultivar WK10039 chromosome 4, ASM80110v3, whole genome shotgun sequence, one region contains:
- the LOC108812770 gene encoding sec-independent protein translocase protein TATC, chloroplastic, which yields MGSTSTASAALFHHFQLTSINLDSPRKPPYNTVSFSNSWKESGPRHGVTRRRSQRLDPVVRFSAFGENSGDSPTETTPGVGSALEDRPAVEDASFEQEDKTSSIYGFLYPDKEELPDDKEMTIFDHLEELRERIFVSVLAVGAAILGCFAYSKDLIVFLEAPVKTQGVRFLQLAPGEFFFTTLKVSGYCGLLLGSPVILYEIIAFVLPGLTRAERRFLGPIVFGSSLLFYAGLAFSYWVLTPAALNFFVNYAEGVVESLWSIDQYFEFVLVLMFSTGLSFQVPVIQLLLGQVGVVSGDQMLSIWRYVVVGAVVVAAVVTPSTDPVTQMLLATPLLGLYLGGAWMVKLTGR from the exons atGGGCAGCACAAGCACGGCTTCTGCTGCTCTATTTCACCATTTCCAGCTCACCAGTATCAACCTGGATTCCCCTAGAAAGCCTCCGTACAACACCGTGAGTTTCAGCAATTCGTGGAAGGAAAGTGGACCCCGACACGGTGTGACGCGACGCCGTAGCCAAAGGTTAGACCCGGTGGTCCGCTTTTCAGCTTTCGGTGAAAATTCCGGAGACTCACCTACGGAAACCACTCCAGGCGTTGGCTCTGCTCTTGAAGACAGACCAG CTGTGGAAGATGCGTCCTTTGAGCAAGAAGACAAAACAAGTTCCATCTATGGATTTCTTTATCCAGATAAAGAGGAGCTCCCTGATGACAAAGAGATGACTATATTCGATCATCTTGAGGAGCTCCGTGAGAGAATATTCGTCTCGGTTTTAGCTGTGGGAGCTGCAATCTTGGGATGCTTCGCCTACTCCAAAGATCTAATCGTGTTTCTCGAAGCTCCCGTCAAAACACAAGGTGTACGGTTTCTGCAGCTAGCTCCAGGCGAGTTTTTCTTCACAACTTTAAAG GTCTCGGGTTATTGTGGGCTTCTACTAGGGAGTCCAGTGATACTGTATGAGATTATAGCTTTTGTACTTCCTGGTTTGACACGAGCTGAGAGAAGGTTTCTGGGGCCAATTGTGTTTGGTTCCTCCTTGTTGTTCTATGCTGGACTTGCCTTCTCCTACTGGGTTTTAACCCCTGCTGCCTTGAATTTCTTTGTCAACTACGCTGAAGGTGTGGTTGAATCTCTCTGGTCTATCGACCAGTACTTTGAGTTTGTACTTGTGCTTATGTTCAGCACCGGCCTGTCTTTCCAG GTTCCAGTAATTCAGTTACTCCTGGGACAAGTAGGGGTGGTGTCGGGAGATCAAATGCTTTCAATATGGAGATATGTAGTGGTGGGTGCGGTGGTTGTAGCAGCTGTGGTCACGCCCTCGACAGACCCTGTCACTCAGATGCTCCTAGCAACACCGCTTCTGGGCCTCTACTTGGGTGGTGCTTGGATGGTCAAGCTCACAGGTCGGTGA
- the LOC108812771 gene encoding uncharacterized protein LOC108812771: protein MDSKKFMQMVEEKKRQILAKKEAPLKWEQKLEAAAKAAETKEKKSKKRRHRDASESSSESDSSPQVRRKSRRTHSKHRRHAHSDSDDSDRRKDRKSRRHKRRSSGSSDEYESSGSEDEHRKTIRHHRRHKSHSSRQTSDDDNAEGARRRHAKHHRPNEVVTSSDSEEEKGGRRRRGKYHRHNRGAASSSDSEDSGKSRKRRQHKRGRWGESSSEDDGAMRRSRHHKHDRESASETDGMLSDEKREHNTDK from the coding sequence ATGGACTCCAAGAAGTTCATGCAGATGGTGGAAGAGAAGAAACGACAGATTCTTGCGAAGAAGGAAGCTCCTCTGAAATGGGAGCAGAAGCTAGAGGCGGCTGCCAAGGCTGCTGAAACCAAAGAGAAGAAGTCAAAGAAGCGAAGACATAGGGATGCCTCTGAATCGAGCTCTGAAAGTGATAGTAGCCCTCAGGTGAGAAGAAAGTCAAGGAGAACTCACAGTAAGCACCGGAGGCATGCACACTCTGATTCAGATGACAGCGACAGGAGGAAAGATAGGAAATCCAGGAGGCATAAGAGAAGGTCCTCAGGTAGCAGTGACGAGTACGAAAGCAGCGGGTCAGAGGACGAGCACAGGAAGACCATAAGGCACCACCGGAGGCACAAGTCGCATAGCTCAAGGCAGACTTCTGATGATGACAATGCGGAAGGTGCCAGAAGAAGACATGCAAAGCATCACAGGCCTAATGAGGTGGTTACTTCAAGCGATAGCGAGGAAgagaaaggaggaagaagaagacgagggAAATATCACAGGCACAACAGGGGTGCAGCCTCGTCCAGCGACTCAGAGGATAGCGGAAAGAGTAGAAAGAGAAGGCAACACAAAAGGGGTCGATGGGGAGAGTCTTCAAGTGAGGATGATGGAGCAATGCGAAGGAGTAGGCATCATAAACATGACAGAGAGTCAGCATCCGAAACTGACGGAATGTTATCAGATGAGAAAAGAGAGCACAACACAGACAAGTGA
- the LOC108811682 gene encoding NDR1/HIN1-like protein 10 — protein sequence MPPPPRHQQPYYRNYSSSSSSASLKGCCCCLFLLLAFLALVVLAVVLIVMLAVKPKKPQFDLQQVAVMNMGITSPDNPNPSVTDPTTASLSFTIRMLFTAGNPNKVGIRYGESSFTVMYKGLPLGRATVPGFYQDAHTTRDVEATITVDRVNLMQGNAADLVRDASLNDRVELTVKGDVSAKIRVMNFDSPGVQVSVNCGIGISPRKQALIYKQCGFDGLSV from the exons ATGCCTCCTCCACCCAGGCATCAGCAACCGTATTACCGAAACTAttcctcctcctcatcatcaGCATCTCTCAAGggatgctgctgctgcttaTTCCTCCTCCTCGCTTTTCTCGCGCTTGTGGTGCTCGCGGTGGTGCTGATCGTGATGCTAGCGGTGAAGCCGAAGAAACCACAGTTCGATCTGCAGCAAGTGGCAGTGATGAACATGGGAATCACATCCCCGGATAATCCCAACCCTAGCGTTACGGATCCAACCACCGCCTCCCTCTCCTTCACAATCCGCATGCTCTTCACCGCCGGTAACCCGAACAAAGTCGGGATCAGGTACGGTGAGTCAAGCTTCACGGTGATGTACAAAGGCTTGCCGCTGGGGAGAGCGACGGTGCCTGGATTCTACCAAGACGCGCATACCACTAGGGACGTGGAGGCGACCATTACTGTTGATAGAGTGAATCTTATGCAAGGCAACGCGGCTGATCTTGTCAGAGACGCTTCGTTAAACGACCGAGTTGAGCTCACTGTTAAAGGAGATGTTAGCGCTAAGATCCGGGTCATGAACTTCGATTCCCCGGGCGTTCAG GTATCAGTGAATTGCGGGATAGGCATTAGTCCGAGGAAGCAGGCTCTGATTTACAAGCAATGTGGCTTTGATGGCCTCAGCGTATAA
- the LOC108811679 gene encoding uncharacterized protein LOC108811679 isoform X1, whose protein sequence is MSTMDSGKLLIHLSLLLPLLLLSFHFKVSESSAHIYPSQPFHDVGNSLLLYGGSEGIFASSRSFIRFENITLWRENDLQRKGRNGLVQAVIFEASDRNNIGGSAYGGQRSICCTPDLSKLQGCKQGEIIRIPSSRDPKWPILLRARFKGKTLSAKMEDAEIQIKKTGMYNLLFISCDSKLKGLKMTGKTVWKNPEGYLPGRMAPLMRFYVYMSFAYLLLSAVWFFQYLRFKKDILQLQHCITVVIVLGLLEMVFWYFDYANFNNTGKRPLALTTWVVTIGAFRKTVSRILILCVSMGFGVVKSTLGGLTSKVLLVGATYFVASEMLDIAENVGIIDDVSGRAKLFLVLPDAFLDAFLILWIFTSLSRTLEQLQMKRTSVKLDIYRKFSNALAVLVVASVAWIVYEVHFKATDPFNERWQTAWTITAFWDVIAFVLLCIICYLWTPSQNSQRYAYSGEVDEENEEGQSLTGGKQDGDISLVKLDKNTDSDTEEDIEEDKRE, encoded by the exons ATGTCGACCATGGATTCGGGGAAGCTTCTGATCCacctctctctcctcctcccacttcttctcctctctttccacttcaaagtctccgaATCCTCCGCCCACATCTACCCATCCCAACCCTTCCACGACGTCGGCAACTCTCTCCTCCTCTACGGCGGCAGCGAAGGCATCTTCGCCTCCTCCCGATCCTTCATCAGATTCGAGAACATCACTCTCTGGAGAGAAAACGACTTACAACGAAAAGGACGCAACGGCCTAGTCCAAGCCGTGATCTTCGAGGCCTCGGATCGTAACAACATCGGCGGCTCGGCTTACGGCGGACAGAGATCTATCTGCTGCACTCCAGATCTATCCAAGCTTCAAGGCTGCAAGCAAGGAGAGATCATCAGGATCCCTTCTTCGCGCGATCCAAAATGGCCTATCCTCTTACGCGCCCGATTCAAAGGGAAAACTCTTTCTGCTAAGATGGAAGACGCCGAGATTCAAATCAAGAAGACTGGAATGTACAATCTCTTGTTTATATCTTGCGATTCGAAGCTCAAGGGGCTTAAGATGACTGGGAAGACTGTTTGGAAGAATCCAGAGGGGTACCTTCCCGGTAGGATGGCTCCGTTGATGAGGTTCTATGTGTACATGTCGTTTGCGTATTTGCTTCTCAGCGCCGTTTGGTTCTTTCAGTATTTGAGGTTTAAGAAGGATATATTGCAGCTTCAGCATTGTATAACGGTTGTTATTGTTCTTGGGTTGCTTGAGATGGTGTTTTGGTACTTTGATTATGCGAATTTTAATAATACCGGGAAGAGGCCTTTGGCGCTTACTACGTGGGTTGTTACCATTGGTGCTTTTAGAAAGACTGTGTCTCGGATTCTCATTCTTTGTGTTTCCATGGGGTTTGGGGTTGTTAAGTCCACTCTTGGTGGTCTTACTTCTAAGGTTCTCCTTGTTGGAGCTACTTACTTTGTAGCTTCGGAGATGCTTGATATTGCTGAGAATGTTGGTATAATCGATGATGTGTCTGGAAGAGCGAAACTTTTTCTTGTCCTGCCTGACGCCTTCCTGGATGCGTTTCTCATTTTGTGGATCTTTACCTCTCTATCGAGAACTCTGGAACAGTTACAG ATGAAGCGGACATCGGTGAAGTTGGATATTTACCGGAAGTTCTCAAATGCTCTTGCTGTTTTGGTTGTTGCCTCTGTTGCTTGGATAGTGTATGAG GTGCACTTCAAAGCAACAGATCCGTTTAATGAACGATGGCAGACTGCTTGGACTATAACTGCCTTCTGGGATGTTATTGCATTTGTGTTGTTATGTATAATTTGCTATCTCTGGACCCCGTCCCAGAACTCTCAAAG GTATGCGTATTCGGGAGAAGTGGATGAGGAAAACGAGGAAGGTCAATCTCTGACAGGGGGGAAGCAAGATGGTGATATCAGCTTAGTCAAGCTAGACAAGAATACTGACTCGGACACGGAAGAAGATATTGAGGAAGATAAGAGGGAATGA
- the LOC108811679 gene encoding uncharacterized protein LOC108811679 isoform X2, producing MSTMDSGKLLIHLSLLLPLLLLSFHFKVSESSAHIYPSQPFHDVGNSLLLYGGSEGIFASSRSFIRFENITLWRENDLQRKGRNGLVQAVIFEASDRNNIGGSAYGGQRSICCTPDLSKLQGCKQGEIIRIPSSRDPKWPILLRARFKGKTLSAKMEDAEIQIKKTGMYNLLFISCDSKLKGLKMTGKTVWKNPEGYLPGRMAPLMRFYVYMSFAYLLLSAVWFFQYLRFKKDILQLQHCITVVIVLGLLEMVFWYFDYANFNNTGKRPLALTTWVVTIGAFRKTVSRILILCVSMGFGVVKSTLGGLTSKVLLVGATYFVASEMLDIAENVGIIDDVSGRAKLFLVLPDAFLDAFLILWIFTSLSRTLEQLQMKRTSVKLDIYRKFSNALAVLVVASVAWIVYEVHFKATDPFNERWQTAWTITAFWDVIAFVLLCIICYLWTPSQNSQRYVTPT from the exons ATGTCGACCATGGATTCGGGGAAGCTTCTGATCCacctctctctcctcctcccacttcttctcctctctttccacttcaaagtctccgaATCCTCCGCCCACATCTACCCATCCCAACCCTTCCACGACGTCGGCAACTCTCTCCTCCTCTACGGCGGCAGCGAAGGCATCTTCGCCTCCTCCCGATCCTTCATCAGATTCGAGAACATCACTCTCTGGAGAGAAAACGACTTACAACGAAAAGGACGCAACGGCCTAGTCCAAGCCGTGATCTTCGAGGCCTCGGATCGTAACAACATCGGCGGCTCGGCTTACGGCGGACAGAGATCTATCTGCTGCACTCCAGATCTATCCAAGCTTCAAGGCTGCAAGCAAGGAGAGATCATCAGGATCCCTTCTTCGCGCGATCCAAAATGGCCTATCCTCTTACGCGCCCGATTCAAAGGGAAAACTCTTTCTGCTAAGATGGAAGACGCCGAGATTCAAATCAAGAAGACTGGAATGTACAATCTCTTGTTTATATCTTGCGATTCGAAGCTCAAGGGGCTTAAGATGACTGGGAAGACTGTTTGGAAGAATCCAGAGGGGTACCTTCCCGGTAGGATGGCTCCGTTGATGAGGTTCTATGTGTACATGTCGTTTGCGTATTTGCTTCTCAGCGCCGTTTGGTTCTTTCAGTATTTGAGGTTTAAGAAGGATATATTGCAGCTTCAGCATTGTATAACGGTTGTTATTGTTCTTGGGTTGCTTGAGATGGTGTTTTGGTACTTTGATTATGCGAATTTTAATAATACCGGGAAGAGGCCTTTGGCGCTTACTACGTGGGTTGTTACCATTGGTGCTTTTAGAAAGACTGTGTCTCGGATTCTCATTCTTTGTGTTTCCATGGGGTTTGGGGTTGTTAAGTCCACTCTTGGTGGTCTTACTTCTAAGGTTCTCCTTGTTGGAGCTACTTACTTTGTAGCTTCGGAGATGCTTGATATTGCTGAGAATGTTGGTATAATCGATGATGTGTCTGGAAGAGCGAAACTTTTTCTTGTCCTGCCTGACGCCTTCCTGGATGCGTTTCTCATTTTGTGGATCTTTACCTCTCTATCGAGAACTCTGGAACAGTTACAG ATGAAGCGGACATCGGTGAAGTTGGATATTTACCGGAAGTTCTCAAATGCTCTTGCTGTTTTGGTTGTTGCCTCTGTTGCTTGGATAGTGTATGAG GTGCACTTCAAAGCAACAGATCCGTTTAATGAACGATGGCAGACTGCTTGGACTATAACTGCCTTCTGGGATGTTATTGCATTTGTGTTGTTATGTATAATTTGCTATCTCTGGACCCCGTCCCAGAACTCTCAAAGGTATGTTACACCAACTTAA
- the LOC108811680 gene encoding myb family transcription factor PHL7, which produces MEADDGGNNSGHASKQRLRWTHELHERFVDAVAQLGGPDRATPKGVLRVMGVQGLTIYHVKSHLQKYRLAKYLPDSSSEGKKTDKKESGDVLSGLDGSPGTQITEALKLQMEVQKRLHEQLEVQRQLQLRIEAQGKYLKKIIEEQQRLSGELGESSAPVTGESDPATPAPTSEFPLQGKSGKECEPDKSLSVEESHSSYREALTPDSGCNIGSQDESAGEERSSKKPRLMRGGAAGYTSEMVVAHPILESGLNSSYHQSDHALAFDVPSTSLLGAENGLDNVSGDDL; this is translated from the exons ATGGAAGCAGACGACGGTGGCAACAACTCTGGTCATGCTTCCAAACAACGTTTGCGTTGGACGCACGAGCTACACGAACGCTTCGTTGATGCCGTGGCTCAACTTGGCGGCCCTGACA GAGCTACACCTAAAGGTGTTCTTAGAGTGATGGGTGTACAAGGGTTAACTATATATCATGTCAAGAGTCACTTACAG AAATATCGACTTGCAAAGTATCTGCCAGATTCATCATCTGAAG GGAAGAAAACCGATAAGAAAGAATCTGGAGATGTGCTCTCTGGGTTGGACGGTTCACC GGGAACGCAGATTACTGAAGCCCTCAAGTTGCAGATGGAAGTTCAGAAACGATTGCACGAGCAACTTGAA GTGCAAAGACAGCTGCAACTACGGATAGAAGCACAAGGGAAGTACTTGAAGAAGATAATTGAAGAGCAACAGCGACTCAGTGGAGAACTTGGCGAATCCTCAGCCCCAGTAACAGGCGAATCAGATCCTGCAACCCCTGCCCCAACATCCGAGTTTCCCCTACAGGGTAAATCTGGCAAAGAATGTGAGCCAGACAAGAGCCTTTCAGTTGAAGAGTCTCATTCATCTTACCGGGAGGCATTGACACCAGACTCGGGGTGCAACATTGGGTCTCAAGATGAGAGCGCAGGAGAAGAGAGATCATCAAAGAAGCCTAGATTGATGAGAGGTGGTGCAGCTGGTTATACATCTGAGATGGTAGTTGCGCACCCAATACTGGAGTCAGGCTTGAACTCTTCTTACCATCAGTCAGACCATGCTCTCGCTTTTGACGTTCCATCGACATCACTGCTAGGAGCTGAAAATGGACTGGACAATGTCTCAGGAGACGATCTATGA
- the LOC108811678 gene encoding probable galacturonosyltransferase 4, producing the protein MVKLRNLVLFLLLLTVAAPILLYTTDPSASFKTPSSKREFLEDVTALTFNSDENRLNLLPRESPAVVRRDVVGSVLYSTQDSDSSSLRRQETRDQLSAARVLSATDDETQSLTVNPIQQVTDAAPEIDNKPSDVHVSADSSQSKERMQVQLTQKTNEKVDEQEPKDSGAEKERGGNGLMPDAHVRHLKDQLIRAKVYLSLPAAKANPHFVRELRLRVKEVQRAVSDASMDSDLPKNALEKLKAMELTLAKGKQIQDDCSTVVKKLRAMLHSAEEQLGTHKKQTMFLTQLTAKTIPKGLHCLPLRLTTDYYALNSSEQQFPNQEKLEDNQLYHYALFSDNVLAASVVVNSTITNAKHPSKHVFHIVTDRLNYAAMRMWFLRNPPGKATIQVQNVEEFTWLNSSYSPVLKQLSSRSMIDYYFRAHHTNSDANLKFRNPKYLSILNHLRFYLPEIFPKLSKVLFLDDDIVVQKDLSGLWSVDLKGNVNGAVETCGESFHRFDRYLNFSNPLISKNFDPRACGWAYGMNVFDLDQWKRQNITEVYHRWQNLNQDRELWKLGTLPPGLITFWKRTYPLERRWHVLGLGYNPSVNQRDIERAAVVHYNGNLKPWLEIGLPKYRGIWSKHVDYEHVYIRDCNINP; encoded by the exons ATGGTGAAGCTCCGAAACCTTGTTCTTTTCTTATTGCTCCTCACCGTCGCTGCTCCTATCCTCCTCTACACCACCGACCCCTCCGCCTCCTTCAAGACCCCATCTT CTAAACGCGAATTCCTCGAGGACGTTACTGCTCTG ACTTTCAACTCCGACGAAAATCGACTAAATCTGCTTCCACGG GAATCTCCGGCGGTGGTGAGAAGAGACGTCGTGGGTAGTGTACTCTATTCCACGCAAGACTCTGATTCTTCGTCTCTCCGGAGGCAAG AAACGAGAGACCAATTGTCTGCTGCTCGAGTTCTCTCGGCCACCGACGATGAGACTCAGTCTCTAACTGTCAATCCCATCCAACAAGTCACTGATGCTGCTCCAGAGATTGATAATAAGCCAAGTGATGTACACGTCTCTGCTGACTCCTCCCAGAGTAAG GAAAGGATGCAAGTTCAGTTGACCCAGAAAACCAATGAAAAGGTTGATGAGCAAGAGCCTAAAGATTCTGGagctgagaaagagagaggaggaaATGGGTTGATGCCTGATGCTCACGTGAGGCATCTCAAAGATCAGCTGATTAGGGCAAAGGTTTATCTTTCACTTCCAGCTGCCAAGGCGAATCCACATTTTGTGAGAGAGCTTCGTCTCCGTGTTAAAGAAGTTCAACGGGCTGTCTCAGATGCCTCCATGGATTCGGATCTGCCAAAGAA TGCTCTAGAAAAGCTGAAAGCAATGGAGCTAACATTGGCCAAAGGAAAGCAGATCCAAGATGACTGTTCCACGGTTGTGAAGAAGCTACGTGCAATGCTCCACTCGGCAGAGGAGCAGCTAGGGACCCATAAGAAGCAAACCATGTTCTTGACGCAGTTGACTGCCAAGACGATTCCAAAGGGCCTTCACTGCCTCCCTCTACGCCTTACTACCGATTACTACGCTTTGAATTCGTCTGAACAACAATTCCCAAATCAGGAGAAACTAGAAGATAATCAGCTTTATCACTATGCCCTCTTCTCTGATAATGTTTTGGCTGCATCAGTTGTTGTTAACTCTACCATAACTAATGCAAAG CATCCCTCAAAGCATGTCTTCCACATCGTCACAGACAGACTCAACTATGCGGCAATGAGGATGTGGTTCCTAAGAAACCCACCAGGCAAAGCCACCATCCAGGTTCAGAACGTTGAAGAGTTTACATGGCTGAATTCAAGCTACAGTCCTGTTCTCAAACAGCTTAGTTCCCGATCGATGATAGACTACTACTTCAGGGCACACCACACAAATTCAGATGCCAACTTGAAGTTCCGGAATCCAAAATACTTATCCATCCTTAATCATCTTCGTTTTTACTTGCCTGAGATCTTCCCAAAGCTCAGCAAGGTGCTCTTCTTGGATGATGATATAGTTGTGCAGAAGGACCTGTCTGGTCTTTGGTCAGTTGATCTGAAGGGTAATGTCAACGGTGCTGTAGAGACTTGTGGGGAAAGCTTTCATCGCTTCGACAGATATCTCAACTTCTCAAATCCACTCATCTCCAAGAATTTCGACCCTCGAGCTTGTGGATGGGCGTATGGTATGAATGTTTTTGACCTGGACCAATGGAAGAGGCAAAACATCACAGAGGTCTACCATCGATGGCAGAATCTG AATCAAGACCGAGAATTATGGAAGCTAGGGACGCTGCCGCCTGGTCTCATCACATTTTGGAAACGAACATACCCGCTAGAGCGGAGATGGCACGTGCTGGGACTTGGATACAACCCAAGTGTGAACCAGAGGGATATTGAGAGAGCAGCCGTGGTCCACTATAACGGCAACCTCAAACCATGGCTAGAGATTGGGCTTCCAAAATATCGAGGCATCTGGTCAAAGCACGTCGACTATGAGCACGTTTATATCAGAGACTGCAACATCAATCCTTAG